Proteins from a genomic interval of Lycium ferocissimum isolate CSIRO_LF1 chromosome 2, AGI_CSIRO_Lferr_CH_V1, whole genome shotgun sequence:
- the LOC132047981 gene encoding classical arabinogalactan protein 5-like, whose amino-acid sequence MAYSKVIIALMLAFVAGSALAQAPGASPAASPAPVASPPVATPPSTTTSTPVSAPPTVDTPASSPSGGSPTESPNSASFNRVALAGSAVVAVFAAALML is encoded by the coding sequence ATGGCATACTCAAAGGTGATTATTGCTTTAATGTTGGCGTTTGTAGCCGGATCAGCTTTGGCACAAGCACCAGGAGCATCTCCAGCAGCTTCTCCTGCCCCGGTAGCATCACCTCCGGTGGCGACTCCTCCTTCTACTACTACATCAACACCTGTCTCTGCTCCACCAACTGTTGACACTCCGGCATCTTCTCCTTCCGGCGGTTCTCCTACCGAATCTCCTAACTCTGCTTCCTTCAACAGAGTCGCCCTCGCCGGATCTGCTGTTGTAGCTGTCTTTGCTGCTGCTTTGATGCTTTAG